One Sulfuriferula thiophila DNA window includes the following coding sequences:
- a CDS encoding sensor domain-containing protein: MMNPNWLAFIEGMLDAVWLVDPIDLCIIAANQPAADMIGVERNWLIGKPVIDLACTPEDLFFWEDVAMGLSNEIHSETLLNHQDGSSLHVQRRVTLIRSDNAVLYIVAIRDVTEQRNAEKELERLIAELRATLESSADGLLVTDLNHAIRAYNQTFAGLWDMPVALLTERNDAAIYEWINQSIATRTENTLTRSGNARLVQSTETLTLKSGRILECISLPQYARGQAIGKVYTYRDISEHVANEARLQLASKVFEASLNAIFITDTHHQIIAANPSCENLTGYTQAELLGLKLCDLFFLHCDDDKLSEMMAQIDNQGYWEAELWNRHKNGETYLCVASVVRVQDQFHKTTHHLCFLKDLTETHVAKKRIEELAYNDVLTGLPNRLLLTQQIERTINLAKRNQTSFAILFLDLDHFKKINDSLGHQFGDQVLVEVAQRLKGCIREIDMASRLGGDEFVLMIEQTDARGVEISAKRVLDALTQPFFVNEINFTVTCSIGIALYPEDGETYDDLIKNADSAMYHVKERGRSDFRFYQPQMNIGLLARMKLDYAMRQALENKQFRLHYQPQVDLKTGRIIGAEALIRWQDDELGNISPGQFIPIAEETGVIVPIGNWVLREAVKQASLWHSQNRQLVVAINVSALQFQQTGFVESVAAALQEYSLPAAQLELELTESILIRDAEDALQRLQALSVLGVSLSVDDFGTGYSSLNYLKRFPLNKLKIDRSFVQDIPDDESDMAIATAIINLSHALNLKVIAEGVETGTQQAFLLAAGCDELQGFLFAPALCVEEFEQLLAVQTPA; encoded by the coding sequence ATGATGAACCCTAACTGGTTAGCATTCATAGAAGGTATGCTCGATGCGGTGTGGCTGGTCGACCCTATCGACTTGTGCATCATTGCGGCCAATCAACCTGCAGCTGACATGATAGGCGTTGAACGCAACTGGTTAATCGGCAAACCGGTTATCGACCTCGCCTGCACCCCGGAAGACCTGTTTTTCTGGGAAGATGTCGCCATGGGCTTAAGCAACGAAATCCACTCGGAAACACTGCTCAATCACCAAGATGGCTCCTCCCTCCATGTCCAGCGGCGTGTGACATTAATTCGTAGCGATAATGCCGTGTTATACATTGTCGCCATCCGCGACGTTACCGAGCAGCGCAATGCAGAGAAAGAGCTGGAAAGGCTCATTGCCGAATTACGTGCCACACTGGAATCCTCAGCCGATGGCCTGCTGGTAACCGACCTAAATCACGCTATCCGCGCCTACAACCAGACATTTGCCGGCTTATGGGACATGCCCGTAGCTTTGCTCACCGAGCGGAATGATGCTGCCATTTACGAATGGATTAACCAATCCATCGCAACTCGCACTGAAAACACCTTAACCAGATCCGGCAATGCCCGATTAGTACAGTCCACAGAAACACTGACTTTAAAATCCGGGCGTATTCTCGAATGCATATCACTGCCGCAATATGCACGTGGTCAAGCCATCGGCAAGGTCTACACCTATCGCGACATCAGCGAGCATGTCGCCAACGAAGCGCGCCTGCAACTCGCATCCAAAGTATTCGAAGCCAGTCTGAATGCTATTTTCATTACCGACACCCATCATCAGATTATCGCCGCCAACCCGAGTTGTGAAAATCTAACCGGGTACACTCAGGCAGAGTTACTCGGCTTGAAATTGTGTGATTTATTTTTCCTTCACTGCGATGATGATAAATTAAGTGAAATGATGGCCCAGATTGATAACCAGGGTTATTGGGAAGCAGAACTATGGAACCGTCACAAAAATGGCGAGACTTATCTGTGTGTTGCCTCCGTTGTCAGGGTACAGGATCAGTTCCACAAAACGACCCATCACCTTTGCTTTCTGAAAGACCTGACCGAGACCCACGTTGCCAAAAAACGGATTGAAGAACTGGCTTACAACGATGTACTCACCGGCTTACCCAATCGTCTGTTACTGACGCAACAAATCGAACGTACCATTAATCTGGCGAAACGCAACCAGACTTCATTTGCCATACTGTTCCTCGACCTCGATCATTTCAAGAAGATTAATGATTCGCTCGGTCACCAGTTTGGCGACCAGGTGCTGGTTGAAGTCGCGCAACGGCTCAAAGGCTGTATTCGTGAAATAGATATGGCTTCGCGCCTGGGTGGTGACGAATTCGTATTAATGATCGAACAAACCGATGCGCGCGGTGTGGAAATCAGCGCCAAACGTGTGCTTGATGCACTGACCCAGCCATTTTTCGTCAACGAAATCAATTTCACTGTCACATGCAGCATCGGCATCGCACTGTATCCAGAAGACGGCGAAACCTACGATGACCTGATTAAAAATGCAGACAGTGCCATGTACCATGTCAAGGAACGCGGCCGTTCGGATTTCCGTTTCTATCAGCCACAAATGAATATCGGCTTGCTGGCACGCATGAAACTTGACTACGCCATGCGCCAGGCCCTGGAAAATAAACAATTCAGACTGCACTACCAGCCACAGGTGGATCTCAAAACCGGCCGGATCATCGGTGCAGAGGCGTTGATACGCTGGCAAGATGATGAGTTAGGCAACATCAGCCCCGGGCAGTTTATTCCCATAGCGGAAGAAACCGGCGTCATTGTCCCGATTGGTAACTGGGTGCTACGCGAAGCCGTCAAACAGGCCTCGTTATGGCATAGCCAGAACAGACAGCTAGTGGTCGCCATCAACGTATCGGCGCTGCAATTCCAGCAGACCGGCTTCGTCGAAAGCGTCGCGGCGGCTCTGCAAGAATACAGTTTACCCGCAGCACAACTGGAACTGGAATTAACCGAATCGATCCTGATCCGGGATGCCGAAGACGCCCTGCAGCGGCTGCAAGCTTTATCGGTACTGGGTGTGAGTTTATCGGTTGATGACTTCGGCACAGGCTATTCCAGCCTGAATTACCTCAAGCGCTTCCCGTTGAACAAGCTCAAAATCGACCGTTCGTTTGTACAGGACATCCCCGATGATGAAAGCGACATGGCGATCGCCACCGCTATCATCAATCTGTCGCATGCACTGAACCTGAAAGTCATTGCTGAAGGCGTAGAAACGGGCACACAACAGGCTTTCCTGCTTGCCGCCGGTTGCGATGAATTGCAGGGCTTCCTGTTTGCGCCAGCCTTATGTGTGGAGGAGTTTGAGCAACTGCTCGCTGTTCAAACCCCTGCTTGA